From the Solanum pennellii chromosome 4, SPENNV200 genome, one window contains:
- the LOC107016590 gene encoding toll/interleukin-1 receptor-like protein isoform X3 produces MHTLFVDGESSNSFQWRYNVFLSFSGEDTRKSFISHLKFRLCQVGISTFLDDEEVRKGEVISTKLEKAIELSRVSIVVFSKKYASSSWCLEELVKILECTEMLKKVVLPIFYGVDPSQVRKPVGYFDESLTRRFGVQRTQNWKTALTKAGHLSGWDFRNVVYRHESDLVESIIKRVLQEVSQTPLVVACYRLELILVSKI; encoded by the exons ATGCATACTCTATTTGTTGACGGAGAATCATCGAATTCTTTCCAATGGAGGTACAATGTATTTCTAAGTTTCAGTGGTGAAGATACTCGAAAAAGCTTCATCAGTCATCTTAAATTCCGATTGTGCCAAGTTGGAATTAGTACCTTTTTAGATGACGAGGAAGTGAGGAAGGGCGAGGTCATTTCAACAAAACTTGAAAAAGCAATTGAACTATCTAGAGTTTCCATTGTTGTTTTTTCGAAAAAATATGCTTCATCTAGTTGGTGTCTTGAAGAACTTGTTAAGATTCTCGAATGCACAGAGATGTTGAAGAAGGTTGTTTTGCCTATATTCTATGGTGTTGATCCTTCTCAAGTACGCAAGCCTGTTggatattttgatgaatctttgACTAGACGATTTGGGGTACAAAGAACGCAGAATTGGAAAACTGCACTTACTAAAGCTGGACATTTATCTGGATGGGATTTCCGAAATGTTGTTTATAG GCATGAATCAGATTTAGTTGAAAGTATTATAAAGCGAGTCTTACAAGAGGTAAGTCAGACACCTCTAGTTGTGGCTTGTTACCGGTTGGAATTGATTCTAGTATCAAAGATCTAA